A stretch of the Acidobacteriaceae bacterium genome encodes the following:
- a CDS encoding tetratricopeptide repeat protein, translated as MGSSVRAPAVEGKRLDSWKEIAAYLNRDVTTVQRWEKREGMPVYRHVHDKRGSVYAVAAELDAWLENRRPEVAEQAAGEPTSLTKPAAPGVLRDRGRVWWWVVVAVVVCAGLAVAGYIAWRAHERATAGPQIRSLAVLPLRNLSGDASQDYLADGMTEELIGRLTGIRELRVTSHTSVMRFKDPKQTVPEIAKALGVDAVVEGSVIREGSRIRVSAQLIRAATDTHMWSETYDRDVSDALTLESELAQAIAEKVRVTVTGEEQQRLAAARPVAPEVYESYLKGRYAFDGANGRPELAQAIAYFEDAIAKDPTFAPAYVGVAESYTEMGTVFVGQSPEGTRPKVMEAARKALEIDPTLASAHGVLANALQQEWQWAEADKEYRRALELNPNDGVTNAEYALWLSDQGRADEAIATIQHARELDPVSVSGSGVSWVLFQAHRFDEAIRESRDSAAVHPENALVLMGLGFALLGKDEAAEAVKVLEKADAVSKGSPAVEGILVRAYAHAGRRADAERVLGNLKRRRETGYVPAAAFVNAYLGMGDKEQAFVWLEEAYKERSNILQFVKTHPFFDPIRGDRRFVDLERRIGLK; from the coding sequence ATGGGATCCTCGGTGCGGGCGCCGGCCGTTGAGGGGAAGCGGCTGGATTCGTGGAAGGAGATCGCGGCGTATCTGAACCGCGATGTGACCACGGTGCAGCGCTGGGAGAAGCGCGAGGGCATGCCTGTCTACCGGCATGTGCACGACAAGCGCGGCTCAGTGTATGCGGTGGCGGCGGAGCTGGATGCGTGGCTGGAGAACCGGCGGCCGGAGGTTGCGGAGCAGGCGGCCGGCGAACCCACGTCTTTGACGAAACCTGCGGCACCCGGTGTCCTTCGTGACCGGGGACGGGTGTGGTGGTGGGTGGTGGTGGCGGTGGTGGTTTGTGCGGGGCTGGCGGTGGCGGGATATATCGCGTGGCGGGCGCATGAGAGAGCGACGGCGGGACCGCAGATACGGTCGCTGGCAGTGTTGCCACTAAGGAATCTGTCGGGGGACGCTTCGCAGGATTATCTGGCGGATGGGATGACGGAGGAGTTGATTGGGCGGCTGACGGGGATTCGCGAGCTGAGGGTGACGTCGCATACGTCGGTGATGCGGTTCAAGGACCCGAAGCAGACGGTGCCAGAGATTGCAAAGGCATTGGGAGTGGACGCCGTGGTGGAGGGGTCGGTGATCCGGGAGGGAAGCCGGATTCGGGTGAGTGCGCAGTTGATTCGGGCGGCGACGGATACGCACATGTGGTCGGAGACGTATGACCGCGACGTGAGCGATGCGCTGACGCTGGAGAGCGAGTTGGCGCAGGCGATTGCGGAGAAGGTGCGAGTGACGGTGACGGGTGAGGAGCAGCAGCGGCTGGCGGCGGCGCGACCGGTTGCTCCGGAGGTGTACGAGAGCTATCTGAAGGGCAGATATGCGTTTGACGGGGCCAATGGGAGGCCGGAGCTCGCGCAGGCGATTGCGTACTTCGAGGATGCGATTGCGAAGGACCCGACCTTTGCGCCGGCTTACGTGGGTGTGGCGGAGTCCTACACGGAGATGGGGACGGTATTTGTGGGCCAGTCGCCGGAGGGGACGCGGCCCAAGGTGATGGAGGCGGCGCGAAAGGCGCTTGAAATTGATCCGACGCTTGCGAGCGCTCACGGGGTGCTCGCGAATGCGCTGCAGCAGGAGTGGCAGTGGGCGGAGGCAGACAAGGAGTACAGGCGCGCGCTGGAACTGAACCCGAATGACGGAGTGACGAACGCGGAGTATGCGCTTTGGCTTTCAGACCAGGGAAGAGCCGATGAGGCGATTGCAACGATACAGCACGCGAGGGAATTGGACCCGGTGTCGGTGTCGGGATCAGGGGTATCGTGGGTTTTGTTTCAGGCGCATCGGTTTGATGAGGCGATTCGGGAGTCGCGTGATTCGGCGGCGGTTCATCCGGAGAACGCGTTAGTGCTGATGGGATTAGGGTTCGCTCTGCTGGGAAAGGACGAGGCGGCGGAGGCGGTGAAAGTGTTGGAGAAGGCGGATGCGGTGTCGAAGGGAAGCCCGGCAGTGGAAGGGATTTTGGTGCGGGCGTATGCGCATGCGGGGCGGCGCGCGGATGCGGAGCGGGTGCTCGGGAATTTGAAGCGGAGAAGAGAGACGGGATATGTGCCGGCGGCGGCGTTCGTGAATGCGTACCTGGGGATGGGTGATAAGGAGCAGGCGTTCGTGTGGCTCGAAGAGGCGTACAAGGAGCGGTCGAACATACTGCAGTTTGTGAAGACGCATCCGTTCTTCGATCCGATACGGGGGGACCGGAGGTTTGTGGATCTGGAGCGACGGATTGGGCTGAAGTAG